A stretch of Paenibacillus sp. URB8-2 DNA encodes these proteins:
- the rsmH gene encoding 16S rRNA (cytosine(1402)-N(4))-methyltransferase RsmH: MFHHITVLKEEATEGLRVREDGIYVDCTLGGAGHSALIASRLGSKGRLIALDQDDWALDNAREKLAAFGDKVILVKTNFRDLEEVLGSLQAVPQIDGVPQVDGILFDLGVSSPQFDEGERGFSYNHDAPLDMRMDRSAELTAAEIVNTWPEREIARVLFQYGEEKFSRRIAGKIVERRAVRPIESTGELADIIKEAIPAATRRTGGHPAKRSFQGLRIAVNDELGAFEEALHASVRCLAPGGRVSVITFHSLEDRICKQILNSYVGRCTCPPDFPLCVCGGKGQVKLINRKPLIPGEEELKLNPRARSAKLRIAEKL, encoded by the coding sequence TTGTTTCATCACATCACGGTTCTGAAGGAAGAAGCAACGGAAGGCTTGCGCGTCAGAGAAGACGGCATCTATGTGGATTGTACGCTCGGAGGAGCCGGGCACAGCGCCCTGATCGCTTCCCGCTTGGGCAGCAAGGGACGGCTGATCGCTCTTGATCAGGATGATTGGGCTTTGGATAACGCCAGGGAAAAGCTGGCCGCCTTCGGAGACAAAGTTATTTTGGTCAAGACGAATTTTCGGGATTTGGAGGAAGTGTTGGGGTCTTTGCAGGCGGTTCCGCAGATAGACGGCGTCCCCCAGGTGGACGGAATTCTGTTCGATCTCGGTGTTTCCTCCCCGCAGTTTGACGAAGGAGAGCGCGGTTTCAGTTACAACCATGACGCTCCGCTCGATATGCGGATGGACCGGAGCGCCGAATTGACTGCTGCCGAAATCGTCAATACTTGGCCGGAGCGGGAAATCGCGCGCGTGCTGTTCCAATACGGAGAGGAGAAGTTCTCCAGGCGGATCGCGGGAAAAATTGTGGAGCGAAGAGCGGTGCGCCCTATTGAAAGTACGGGGGAATTAGCCGATATAATCAAGGAGGCAATTCCGGCCGCGACGCGCAGGACGGGCGGACATCCCGCCAAACGAAGCTTTCAGGGGCTGCGCATTGCCGTTAACGACGAATTGGGCGCTTTTGAAGAGGCCCTGCATGCGTCTGTGCGGTGTCTTGCTCCCGGAGGCAGAGTTTCCGTGATTACGTTCCATTCCCTGGAGGACCGGATTTGCAAGCAAATCCTGAACAGCTATGTGGGCCGCTGTACGTGCCCGCCGGATTTTCCGCTATGTGTGTGCGGCGGGAAAGGCCAGGTGAAACTGATCAATCGCAAGCCGCTTATACCCGGCGAAGAGGAACTTAAACTTAATCCTCGCGCCCGTTCTGCCAAGCTGCGCATTGCGGAGAAATTGTAA
- the mraZ gene encoding division/cell wall cluster transcriptional repressor MraZ has protein sequence MFMGEYQHSIDDKGRIIIPAKFRELLGASFVATRGLDSCLFVYPMDEWGIMEQKLKSLPLMKSDARAFSRFFFSGATECQWDKQGRVTLPANLREYAKLDKECVILGVSNRVEIWNKELWEQYFGQSEASFNEIAEKLVDFNFDL, from the coding sequence ATGTTTATGGGGGAATACCAGCATAGCATTGACGATAAAGGCCGTATCATTATACCGGCTAAATTTCGTGAACTGCTCGGAGCCTCTTTTGTGGCGACCCGCGGACTCGACTCCTGTCTTTTCGTTTATCCCATGGATGAATGGGGAATCATGGAACAAAAGCTGAAAAGTCTGCCGCTGATGAAGTCCGACGCCCGCGCGTTCAGCCGTTTCTTTTTCTCGGGAGCGACGGAATGCCAGTGGGACAAGCAGGGCAGGGTAACTCTGCCGGCCAATCTGCGAGAGTATGCGAAGCTGGACAAGGAATGTGTCATTCTGGGCGTATCGAACCGGGTGGAAATCTGGAACAAGGAGCTTTGGGAACAGTACTTCGGGCAGTCGGAGGCGTCGTTCAACGAAATCGCCGAGAAGCTGGTGGATTTCAACTTTGATTTATAA
- a CDS encoding adenosylhomocysteinase, with translation MSSLSRQKSIVADMSLAPEGHLKIDWVRQHMPVLNRIREQFEAEQPFKGLKVSITLHLEAKTAYLAKVVQAGGAEVTITGSNPLSTQDDVCAALVEDGITVFAKYNPTPEEFKALNIKALESKPDLIIDDGGDFATLLHSERPDLMENIRGGAEETTTGIIRLKALQKQGILKFPMVAVNDAYCKHLFDNRYGTGQSAWDGIIRTTNLMVAGKTVVVVGYGWCGKGVAMRAKGLGANVVVTEVDAIKAVEAHMDGFHVMPMVEAAKLGDFFVTVTGNRYVIRGEHFDVMKDGAIMCNAGHFDVEVNKPELAERAAVQRVVRKNIEEYQLKDGRKLYLLAEGRLVNLGAADGHPAEIMDMTFALQALSLKYVNDSYREIGVKVENVPYELDEQVARYKLESMGLGIDSLTPEQVAYLDSWNLND, from the coding sequence ATGAGTTCTTTATCCCGGCAAAAAAGTATCGTAGCCGATATGTCGCTCGCTCCCGAGGGGCATCTCAAAATCGATTGGGTTCGCCAGCATATGCCCGTATTGAACCGTATCCGAGAGCAATTCGAAGCGGAGCAGCCGTTCAAAGGGCTGAAAGTATCGATTACGCTGCATTTGGAAGCGAAAACCGCTTATTTGGCCAAAGTCGTTCAGGCCGGCGGAGCGGAGGTTACGATTACCGGCTCGAATCCCCTTTCCACGCAGGACGATGTATGCGCCGCGTTGGTGGAAGACGGCATTACCGTATTTGCAAAGTATAATCCGACCCCCGAGGAATTTAAGGCGCTCAACATCAAGGCGCTGGAAAGCAAGCCTGATCTCATTATCGACGATGGCGGCGATTTTGCGACGCTGCTGCATTCCGAACGGCCCGACCTGATGGAGAACATCCGCGGCGGGGCGGAGGAGACGACTACCGGTATTATCCGGCTGAAGGCTCTGCAAAAACAAGGCATCCTGAAGTTCCCGATGGTTGCCGTCAACGATGCATACTGCAAGCATTTGTTCGATAACCGTTATGGAACCGGACAATCTGCCTGGGACGGCATCATCCGCACGACTAACCTGATGGTGGCGGGCAAAACGGTCGTTGTCGTCGGTTACGGCTGGTGCGGCAAGGGTGTGGCGATGCGGGCCAAAGGGCTCGGCGCCAACGTTGTCGTCACGGAAGTCGACGCGATCAAGGCGGTTGAGGCGCATATGGACGGTTTCCATGTCATGCCGATGGTGGAAGCAGCCAAGCTGGGCGATTTCTTTGTTACCGTAACGGGCAACCGTTACGTCATCCGCGGCGAGCATTTCGATGTGATGAAGGATGGAGCCATTATGTGCAACGCCGGCCATTTTGATGTGGAGGTTAACAAGCCGGAGCTTGCGGAAAGAGCGGCAGTGCAGCGTGTTGTCCGTAAAAACATCGAGGAGTATCAGCTGAAGGACGGTCGCAAGCTGTACCTGCTGGCCGAAGGGCGGCTCGTCAACCTGGGCGCGGCGGATGGCCATCCGGCCGAAATCATGGATATGACCTTTGCGCTTCAGGCGCTCTCGCTGAAATATGTGAATGACAGCTACCGCGAGATCGGCGTTAAAGTCGAAAATGTTCCTTACGAACTGGACGAGCAGGTGGCCCGCTACAAGCTGGAAAGCATGGGGCTTGGCATTGACTCCCTGACACCGGAACAGGTCGCTTATCTTGACAGCTGGAATCTGAACGATTAA
- the bshC gene encoding bacillithiol biosynthesis cysteine-adding enzyme BshC: MNVVPEPLPGGPALARGFMDNDETAAHFYGGHFHKPHSKRQRAAWLDESASARADRGRLTEVLRAYNAKYNNHEAVRQSLDLLERPETLVVAGGQQSGLFTGPLLVVYKAVTAILAAKDASRELDRPVVPLFWIAGEDHDWDEVNHTYLLNRSVEVTKLKIEAPETGRSSVSHIEVGQEHWGQSLQQLEELLQESEFKAEMMELIRTAARKSSMSAAFAEIMGSLFGKFGLVLLDSADPALRRLEQPFFRSLIENNEVLEAAYHKTAADIKDAGFQLQADVAEGGANLFYIHEGARLLLIKKDGVFTDRKGTVSFSREELLDLLDRHPERFSNNVLTRPLMQDYLLPVLATVLGQGEISYWGITGRAFGQMGLRMPLIIPRMSFTIIEGTLHKHLEKYGLTFGDVLEGLEEKKRRWLEAQDELELGRRFEETKAAFAAMYDPLIEQIGTVQAGLIKLGGSNKEKILDQISFLQSKVEDAMAKQSEAALRQWERIERSLMPLGRLQERVYNIMYYLNRYGLSWLDGLMEIPADYSGTHRIIYM; the protein is encoded by the coding sequence ATGAATGTTGTACCGGAGCCGCTGCCTGGCGGACCGGCGCTCGCCCGCGGGTTCATGGATAACGACGAGACGGCGGCGCATTTCTACGGCGGTCATTTTCATAAACCGCACAGCAAGCGGCAGCGAGCCGCCTGGCTGGATGAAAGCGCAAGCGCCCGGGCTGACCGCGGCAGGCTAACGGAAGTCCTGCGGGCCTATAACGCAAAATACAATAACCACGAAGCGGTAAGGCAATCGCTTGACCTGCTCGAACGGCCGGAGACGCTGGTCGTAGCCGGAGGGCAGCAAAGCGGCCTGTTTACGGGACCGCTGCTTGTCGTCTATAAAGCGGTCACGGCCATCCTTGCCGCAAAAGATGCGAGCCGGGAGCTGGACCGGCCGGTCGTGCCGCTGTTCTGGATTGCCGGAGAGGACCACGACTGGGACGAGGTCAATCATACGTATTTGCTGAACCGTTCGGTGGAAGTAACGAAGTTGAAAATCGAGGCTCCGGAAACGGGACGTTCCTCGGTCAGCCATATTGAAGTAGGGCAGGAGCATTGGGGACAGTCACTTCAACAGCTGGAAGAGCTGCTTCAAGAAAGTGAATTTAAGGCGGAAATGATGGAGCTTATACGGACCGCCGCCCGTAAGAGCAGCATGAGCGCTGCTTTTGCAGAAATCATGGGCTCGCTGTTCGGCAAATTCGGTCTTGTGCTGTTGGATTCGGCGGACCCGGCGCTGCGGCGGCTGGAACAGCCGTTCTTCCGCTCGCTGATCGAGAACAATGAGGTTCTCGAAGCCGCCTACCATAAGACGGCAGCCGATATTAAGGATGCGGGATTTCAGCTTCAGGCCGATGTGGCGGAGGGCGGAGCGAACCTTTTTTACATTCATGAAGGCGCGCGGCTGCTGCTGATCAAGAAGGACGGCGTATTCACGGACCGCAAGGGGACGGTATCTTTTTCCCGCGAAGAACTGCTGGACCTTCTGGACCGCCATCCCGAACGCTTCAGCAATAACGTGCTGACCCGTCCGCTTATGCAGGATTATCTTCTGCCTGTACTGGCAACCGTGCTGGGACAGGGCGAGATATCGTATTGGGGGATTACGGGCCGGGCTTTTGGTCAGATGGGACTGCGGATGCCGCTGATCATTCCCCGCATGTCTTTTACCATTATAGAAGGTACGCTGCACAAGCACTTGGAGAAGTACGGGCTGACTTTCGGCGATGTTCTGGAAGGCCTCGAAGAAAAGAAGCGCCGGTGGCTGGAGGCTCAGGATGAGCTGGAGCTTGGCAGGCGGTTTGAAGAGACCAAGGCTGCTTTTGCCGCCATGTACGATCCCCTTATCGAACAAATCGGCACGGTCCAGGCCGGTCTGATCAAGCTGGGTGGAAGCAACAAAGAGAAAATACTGGATCAGATTTCCTTTTTGCAAAGTAAAGTGGAAGATGCGATGGCCAAGCAGAGCGAAGCCGCGCTGCGGCAGTGGGAGCGGATTGAACGTTCGCTAATGCCTCTGGGCAGACTCCAGGAACGAGTTTATAATATCATGTATTATTTGAACCGGTACGGCCTTTCCTGGCTGGACGGATTGATGGAGATTCCAGCGGATTACAGCGGAACGCATCGCATTATATATATGTAA
- a CDS encoding ABC transporter ATP-binding protein, whose product MSKQLIEVDGLKKYFNVGKGKVLKAVDNISFSIREGETLGMVGESGCGKTTAGRTVLRLYEPTAGSVKFNGTDIYNLSPGKMKAMRRDMQMIFQDPYASLNPRFTVQDIIGEALDIHNMAGSRAERKKRIEELLDMVGLNHDHATRYPHEFSGGQRQRIGIARALAVNPKFIVCDEPISALDVSIQAQVVNLLKELQNRLGLTYLFIAHDLSMVKHISDRVAVMYLGKMVELAESEELYANPLHPYTKTLLSAIPIPDPEIEVNKKRLHMHDELASPIYAADEKTNEEETKLVEVSKGHWVAKAFA is encoded by the coding sequence TTGAGCAAGCAATTGATTGAGGTCGATGGCCTTAAGAAATATTTCAATGTAGGCAAAGGAAAAGTGCTCAAAGCGGTTGATAACATCAGCTTCTCGATTCGGGAAGGCGAGACACTGGGTATGGTTGGCGAGTCCGGCTGCGGCAAGACGACGGCAGGCCGTACGGTCCTGCGTTTGTACGAACCGACTGCAGGAAGCGTCAAGTTTAACGGCACGGATATTTACAATCTGTCTCCCGGCAAAATGAAAGCCATGCGCCGCGACATGCAGATGATTTTCCAGGACCCGTATGCGTCGCTCAACCCGCGCTTTACGGTACAGGACATCATCGGCGAAGCGCTGGACATTCATAACATGGCCGGAAGCCGCGCGGAACGGAAAAAACGGATCGAAGAGCTGCTCGACATGGTCGGCCTTAATCATGACCATGCGACCCGGTATCCGCATGAATTCTCCGGCGGCCAGCGCCAGCGGATCGGGATTGCCCGCGCCCTTGCGGTCAATCCGAAATTCATCGTCTGCGACGAGCCGATCTCGGCGCTTGACGTTTCGATCCAGGCCCAGGTCGTCAACCTTCTGAAAGAGCTTCAGAACCGTCTGGGTCTGACTTATCTGTTCATTGCGCATGATTTGTCCATGGTTAAGCATATCAGCGACCGTGTAGCAGTTATGTACTTGGGCAAAATGGTCGAGCTGGCTGAAAGTGAAGAGCTGTACGCCAACCCGCTTCATCCGTATACGAAAACGCTGCTGTCGGCCATTCCGATTCCCGATCCGGAAATCGAGGTCAACAAGAAGCGGCTGCATATGCATGACGAGCTTGCCAGCCCGATTTATGCGGCTGACGAGAAGACTAATGAAGAAGAGACGAAGCTGGTTGAGGTTTCGAAAGGCCACTGGGTAGCCAAGGCATTCGCTTAA